The Schistocerca gregaria isolate iqSchGreg1 chromosome 1, iqSchGreg1.2, whole genome shotgun sequence genome includes a window with the following:
- the LOC126284666 gene encoding uncharacterized protein LOC126284666: MLDWDSETNVVQRDLELMWNVLREENINNFQSNPTNVIQDLRKCLNLANSCKNALDQLEQDFLLLYEENTKALEANQAEIRKLELQKSQMCTSSHSGWPYIFGIPYFKGHDSFPAPPNQDAVEIRKKDYVTDINIPSSYRWKEQDKKNLIRAVTREIETSKLLLKGQRKSTADSELRFSDKEAHFSEEDYLEDISKLDWMKISTVDLKERHNTNECIGMWLSYLQPSINKNKWNKKEEEKLAQIAEKHNYQDWEKIAKELGTNRSAYQCIHHHQTRLNKNVAKKKWTEEENKKLEELVEHFRIGNFIPWNKIALCMEGRTKFQVYNHWAYTLHPSIKKGRFTKSEDAIILRGVKKYGADFGRISRYLPSRTSIQVRNRFNTFLQYQEPFKPWTAEEDEKLLDLVDKLGKGKWSQISKMFDNRNRTQIRHRYGAIQKWIKKNPGKRLNMTTRKVVANHCGPQKMLEVIENTKTTELPTGDLHEGELPTKLVKREHMKKPYVKPHVHKSTIDNAENIDHQLISFFKSGSGHFGNNKQIRYNKNENALFSQQVKMQLTVLCGNLSQKPTTVSKPDRKMLQFLKGENASDVVQCRKSRTSKVTRYSNNTLPTESSTNGSTSKNTLFSIPPNYSTLAAFKTLTSFCQNLDCNIWSAEDKCVSQELSNDKHSQTSKKGSQSNVHLKKVSSTSSGSTSPTDGVRDFQSSISIWKDRLLSLFFWPKIMSEVPPPTLDNLTTAKTTVKTKHSGHNEPKKVLRLRQKNEEALRKSKDFVTDTDANIHLEEIDVKVQSKQRKISKTSDLSYCEVTGAEKVAPNYNEPKKISRPRLKKEKTKDFVTETDVNIHTEEKNLKLEPNRKISETSDTSQCKVTADEKGTSNNGESKKVLRSRQKKEQALQKTKEFATETDANIHTEVKYLKLQSTKRKIPKISDSSNCEVTGAEKVTSNDMNPRKYRDLDKTKEEALKKTKNFVTNTDADIHTEEKALTRQSKNRKISKISDSSNCEATGAKKVTAKNNQKYRSVTAKNRQKGSSSKHTGKKRKV, translated from the coding sequence ATGCTGGACTGGGATTCAGAGACGAATGTTGTGCAGAGAGATTTGGAGTTAATGTGGAATGTGCTGAgagaagaaaacatcaacaacttCCAGTCAAATCCTACCAATGTGATTCAAGATTTACGGAAGTGTTTGAATCTCGCCAATAGCTGCAAAAATGCATTGGATCAACTTGAACAGGATTTTCTATTGCTGTATGAAGAAAACACAAAGGCCTTGGAAGCAAATCAGGCAGAGATAAGAAAACTTGAGTTACAGAAATCTCAGATGTGTACTTCGTCACACAGTGGATGGCCATACATTTTTGGCATTCCATACTTTAAAGGCCATGATTCTTTTCCTGCCCCTCCCAATCAAGATGCAGTTGAGATACGAAAGAAAGACTATGTCACAGACATAAACATACCTTCTTCGTATCGATGGAAAGAACAGGACAAAAAGAATTTGATTAGAGCTGTAACAAGAGAAATAGAAACTTCCAAATTGCTATTGAAGGGACAGAGAAAATCCACAGCAGATAGTGAACTAAGATTCAGTGATAAAGAGGCCCATTTTTCAGAAGAAGATTATTTGGAAGATATTTCAAAACTTGATTGGATGAAGATATCCACAGTTGACCTGAAAGAAAGGCATAATACCAATGAGTGTATAGGAATGTGGCTTAGTTATCTGCAgccttcaataaataaaaataaatggaataaaaaagaggaagaaaaattaGCACAGATTGCAGAAAAACATAACTATCAGGATTGGGAAAAAATAGCAAAAGAACTAGGGACAAATCGGTCAGCTTATCAGTGCATACATCACCACCAGACTCGCTTGaataaaaatgtagcaaaaaagAAGTggaccgaagaagaaaacaaaaaactggAAGAATTAGTGGAGCACTTCCGCATAGGTAATTTTATTCCATGGAATAAAATTGCTTTATGTATGGAAGGTCGTACAAAGTTTCAAGTTTATAACCACTGGGCGTACACTCTCCATCCTTCTATAAAAAAAGGAAGATTTACAAAATCTGAAGATGCTATAATTTTAAGAGGAGTGAAGAAATATGGAGCAGACTTTGGGCGAATTTCAAGGTATTTGCCAAGTCGTACTTCTATACAAGTACGGAACAGATTCAACACATTTCTACAATATCAGGAACCATTTAAGCCCTGGACTGCAGAAGAAGATGAAAAGCTTTTAGACTTAGTAGATAAACTGGGTAAAGGGAAGTGGAGCCAGATAAGTAAAATGTTTGATAatcgaaacagaacacaaattcgACACAGGTATGGTGCAATACAAAAGTGGATTAAAAAGAATCCTGGAAAACGTTTAAACATGACCACTCGAAAAGTGGTTGCCAACCATTGTGGCCCACAAAAGATGTTGGAAGTTATAGAAAACACTAAGACAACAGAACTTCCAACTGGTGACTTACATGAAGGTGAACTACCTACAAAGTTAGTGAAACGTGAACATATGAAAAAACCATATGTAAAACCACATGTACACAAGAGTACCATCGACAATGCTGAAAATATAGATCATCAACTGATTTCTTTCTTTAAATCTGGGAGTGGACACTTTGGGAACAACAAACAGATTCGCTACAACAAGAATGAAAATGCCCTTTTCTCACAACAAGTAAAAATGCAGCTTACTGTTCTGTGTGGTAACTTATCACAGAAACCCACAACTGTCTCCAAGCCTGATAGAAAAATGCTTCAGTTTCTGAAGGGAGAGAATGCCTCTGACGTGGTACAATGCCGGAAAAGTAGAACATCAAAGGTAACCAGATATTCTAATAACACCCTTCCGACAGAAAGCAGTACTAATGGCAGCACCTCAAAAAATACACTGTTTAGTATTCCACCAAATTACAGTACTCTTGCGGCATTTAAAACACTTACCTCTTTTTGCCAAAATTTGGACTGTAATATATGGTCTGCAGAGGACAAATGTGTTTCGCAAGAATTGTCGAATGATAAACATAGCCAGACAAGTAAGAAAGGAAGTCAGTCAAATGTTCACTTGAAGAAAGTGTCATCTACAAGTTCAGGAAGTACATCCCCAACTGATGGTGTAAGGGATTTTCAGTCAAGTATTTCAATTTGGAAAGATCGACTGTTGTCTTTGTTTTTTTGGCCAAAAATAATGTCTGAGGTGCCTCCACCAACTCTGGATAACTTAACCACTGCAAAGACAACTGTAAAGACAAAGCATTCAGGTCACAATGAACCCAAGAAAGTATTGAGACTTAGACAAAAAAATGAGGAAGCTTTGCGGAAAAGTAAAGATTTTGTTACGGACACTGATGCAAATATTCATCTAGAAGAGATAGATGTAAAGGTACAATCAAAGCAGAGGAAAATTTCAAAAACCTCAGACTTATCTTACTGTGAAGTTACTGGTGCTGAGAAAGTAGCTCCGAATTACAATGAACCTAAGAAAATATCAAGACCTAGactaaaaaaagagaaaacaaaagatTTTGTTACAGAAACTGATGTAAATATCCATACAGAAGAGAAAAATCTAAAGTTAGAACCAAATAGGAAAATTTCAGAAACCTCAGATACATCTCAGTGTAAAGTGACTGCCGATGAGAAGGGAACTTCAAATAATGGTGAATCCAAGAAAGTATTGAGATCTAGACAAAAGAAAGAGCAAGCTTTGCAGAAAACTAAAGAGTTTGCTACAGAAACTGACGCAAATATTCATACAGAGGTGAAATACCTAAAGTTACAATCAACAAAGAGGAAAATTCCAAAAATCTCAGATTCCTCTAACTGTGAAGTTACTGGTGCAGAGAAAGTAACTTCAAATGACATGAACCCAAGAAAGTATAGAGATCTAGACAAAACGAAAGAGGAAGCTTtaaagaaaactaaaaattttgttacaaacacGGATGCAGATATCCATACAGAAGAGAAAGCTCTAACGCGGCAATCAAAGAACAGGAAAATTTCAAAAATCTCAGACTCGTCTAACTGTGAAGCTACTGGTGCTAAGAAAGTAACTGcaaaaaacaatcagaagtacCGTTCCGTAACGGCAAAAAACAGACAAAAGGGTTCAAGTAGTAAACATACAGGGAAGAAACGGAAGGTATAG